GGAACGACACCAATAGGATTCTCtttattgaaaatgttttataaaaatatatttaaagatAAAAGTAATAGAGATGCTTCTATGCCATGTTATTTGCAGGATGGATGAGATGACTTTTGCCATTGAACTGTGAAATTGGAAAGAGCTTAATGCTTTTAGTTTTGGGCTGTAAACCACAAGattcattcattgaaaagaGCTTAATGCTGTTGGACTGTAAACAACAAAATTGATTCACTTATTTAGGCTTAAGCCACTTAAGTAACAATTAGtttgattaaaatataatttgtccaaaactaaattgaaattaTTATGTTTACTTGTTTTAATCACATAAATTGAGTTGGTAAATCCCAacccaaagagagagagaatagttGAGACTTTGCTGGGGGTGAAGTGAAGGAGAACAGAACAAGAATTTATAACACTGAAAGGTAAAGAGACTTGGGAggatatcaatttttttctctttaagccCATTTTCTCAAATCCCTCAAATCGGGGAAATTTAAGAAAAGAGCACATCAACAACACATTTCAAGGGGCCTCTTATACTCTTTTCTGCAGGCAAGCACTTCCCattacaatttttctttcatattccCCATGGATCAAGAAATAAAGCAAGGAAAAGTAGATAATGAACACAAGTCCTTAAATCAAACATAACAGAAGAGTAAAAGGTAATAGAACTTTGTTCCAGATCCACATCAACCAACCCAGTATACCCACAAGTCTTAAGAAAAGCAAGCTATAAAGGCCCACAAAAATCTCCAGCTAAAATTGCAACAACAGTCcttcaataatttatataaataaactaCTTGGGGCCAATGTCCTTGAGAGCGCAAATCTGCTCCTCTCCCATTGCGGACATCACAGTCACAACCAGGTCCTTGCCATCGCCAAACCCATCCTTGATCTGTGCACACACACCCATCAATGATGTAATAAGTTATAATCAATCATACAGAACATAAGAAAAAGTAGAATCATAATCAAATGTTCATCTTCCAGGGGCAATTTAATACATGATAGTAAAGATAGATGCCCCTACATTTACCATGTTTCCAGAAAGGCAATTTAACAAAAAGAGAACCCATCTCAGGAAAGGAAATGCAGGTTCAACCAACCTGGGTCAGCAAACTATCATCGGTTGGGAGCCTCAGATCATCCTTGGTGTTCCCATTTTCAGTCAGCAAACTCACCTGAAAGGAATTTAAAGTAGTAAGAAACCAAATTTCAGGTGAAAAATAGAGTTAACCGAAggaataatgaaagaaaaatgagaacttGTACATACAAATCCATCCTCAGATATATCAATCAGCTGATAGTCAGTACGATTGACATGAGGAACCTGTATAACAAACAAACACAGACACAAACATCTTTTAATACAGAGAACTTAActtgttaggaaaaaaaaggtCATCAAATTGAGATAAtactacaaataaaattactacATACATCACAATTGTGAGAAGAGGGCACAATATCTTCGAGTTTCTTGCCAGTAAAAATATCAATTCCAACAAAGTGGCACTTAGCATGACCGTGCTTGCCGGTCTTGGAGGTGGAAACTTCAACCACCTGTCACAAAAAAACACTTAGGATATCAAGCCTCAATTCCCGGAAAAGGGATCCAATAAAAGTATACCAAGAAGATCATACAGCCAAATTTTCATATACAGAGCGAGTACTGAACACCACAGATATTCTAAgctcaagaaaaaaataatggatttCGGTAACAGAAGAATCATATATAATAAGATCATGATTTGAAACCAGTCCATCCGATTTTACTCTCAAACTTGTGTACCAGAGCATTCACCAGCTCACAAGCTCTAACACAGCAGAACTCCACTAAAACGTGGATAAAGTGACATGGACAAAAAGGAGATTCAGAAACCACATAAAATCTAACTAGAAACCAAACATAACACtgtcaaaacataaaaagacaAATAGACAAGTAAACAGTGGAACAactagaaaaaagaagaggacaAATCAGACAATTAGATCCAGATTAAAATCAATATGAAGCTACGAAATCAAAATAGGAACCAAAATAAGAAATTGCGCGGAGTCAGATATTACCCACAAATCAACCTAAGAGAACACAATTTTGTTTGAAAGCAAAAGGGTAATCTTTGAATCTAATTCCGAAGCCTGAAAATTTTTCCGGCGAAAATTGAGTTTTCCGAGGAAGCAAACAGACCTTGCAAGGGCGGTTCTTGATGACGATGTAGCCGTTCTTACGGATGGTACCAGCCTGCTGGGGGTAGGTCTTGGAGGCTCCGGCGTCGGCCTTGGACTCGAAGTGGTGCTCCTCACTGTCCGACATAGCTGGCTTCGCTACTGACTCGCTCTCGCTTTCTCTCTCAACTCACTGATTCGATTTGGGTTCGGACCGACGAGCACCGGAGGCGGGGAGGAGACGACGAACAAAggtaatttatatatatagagtgtGAATATGGGTGTTCTAGGGTTTCGTCATGGTGGGCCCGGATTGGCTCGGAACCGTTAGATTTCTGATGATGTGGTGGGCGGTCGGGTTTTTTTGGATGATAAAGCGAGCTTAGCGTTTGCTGGACGCTATGATATTTTCACGGGCTTGGGCTGTGATTGTGTCACCCGCGGAGGAGATAGGCGGCTCACTGAGATGTTGGGTTGGTCCATAGGGAAAATTATAGATGTTTTTATTTGAGTAATTTATTATGCTatgaatattgaatttttaatccATCAATCTTTTGTGGTGTGTCCAACAACATTTGGTGGTTGCATGAAGAATGATTTTTGGGTAATCCAGGACCACGCCATGTAAGATAGGGAGAATGTAGAATGACgtatagaattactcttttttaCGTGAAAAATATTAGACTTAGCTGCCAATGTTTTAAGCCAACCCAACGTCCCTGAGAAGATATAATGTCACGGCATCTAGAACTTTTAAATGATTGTTATATCATATTTATCATAAGGCAACATATACACAATTAGATCTgaaaaatctaattttaatcATGAAATAGTTCGGGGAAGGTTGCATGCTTTAAGAGCGTATAGAACAATACAAATGTAAGCTGACCATGAACAAGTTCAACTCAATCGATTCCTTTCGTACAAATGTGCAGCAGACAACATACATAAGAAATGATGATGTCCCAAAACCAACTACCAAAAGAACTCCAAAGAACTGGCCACTTATTAAGCTTCATTTTTCTCAAGCTATCAACATATGCAACATTTTTATACGAGTAACAATGATAATGAATGAGTTCATGCACAGCATAATTCTGGCACAAAAGTTTACAGTAACAACCTCAAAATTCTTCTACTTTAATGGCATTGCTAGGCATTTCATAGGCATCTTTGGACCTCGATTTCTTTACACCGGCAGTGAACCACACTTTGTCAGATTTGTAGCTTTCGACAGCCACACTGGTGACCTTCACCCACATCAGAACCTTTGTTTTCATTCCTTCAATTCCAGTGAGCTTTCCCCTTGATAATGTCCCTTTAACGCGAGTAGCGTACCTTACAACAGATGAATCCTTGAAGCCCACCTCACAGGGAGAGGGCAAATACACTATGAGCTTGGACTTTGATTGATCAAATTCATAACATGTTATGTTCCGGGGGAAGAGCCCCGGAGGAAGGTTGTACTCTCGGAGGAGATCTGGCAACTCTTTCAATGGCTTACCTGTAAGATGGTTAAGCTTCCTGAATTTCTGAGAACACATGCTTGTGATGTAGATATCTTTAATAAAATATGGCATCAAAAAGATATGCAAGTGTTGTCGATTCCGGGAATTGTTGCCAAATTTGCTGAGCCTTGATAGCCACAAATATGTGCTTTGTGAGAAAGACCAACCAAGATACATGAAATAGTTGTGGAGTAGACAgtaaggccttgtttgttaaatcccttcacattcccccacattccaccacactattcatttcattttttccaaaaaaaacattcttatttttatatcaaatcattcactttttatatcacatcatttactttttattattattcaaataaaaaaatcactacaaaacaaaattttttactattcaataccactttttcatttttccatatcaatcattattattattattcttttttatccATGAACAGTGCAGTGTGgtggggtgttgtttaacaaacaccccctaaaCACCAAGTATCTATGCATCATTTCATTATGGTTATCACACTAAAACTTAGGAATCGGGAGTCAAATGACACATAATGAGCCAAACAGCAACCAATCCAGCTGTAAGGCAGAAGAGTTCAAAAACATTATCCAGACTAGAAACAAGCACCTGCTCAAAGCTAAGAGAGAGCATTCCAACTACCACTAAAATCCTAGTCTTTGCGATAGTATTTTACTGAATTTAGTGAAAGAGGTTGAGGGACAAGCGTTCTAAAGGGTTtgcaaagaagaagaatgataaCTAgtgagaaaaatgcaaaaaatcaaattccctCATAAAAATGGAGATCTCCAAATTACTGTTTTTATGTCTAGAGGAATTCAGTAATACTATTTAGACATTGAATGATGTTCATTTGAGAGACCCTAAGGAGACTTCATTTAATGATGGACCCTGCACGAGTCAATAtgttgttgtgtgtgtgtgtgtgtgtgtgtgtgagccaCCTACAAATAAGTTGCTCCAAAGCTGCTCTGATGTAAGTGCACTCAACTTATGAGTTTTAGGAGCATACGCACAAAAAGAACATGAGGATTAGAGGGAAAGCTGAGAGACAAACTTTGCTTGATGAGGAAAGCAAAATAATCAGAAAGTTTAGGGACTTCTAAATCCACTATTGTCAAAAGggggccctttttttttttttttttttttacatgtccacacaagaggggggagggagaaTTCAAACTAGCGGCCTCCACTTTATGAGGTGTGGTttccagctgattgagctacctttagggacaaaaaaatatattagtcCAGCCTTTCGTAAAGATATACACATCCTAATCCTTTTCTAAAGATGTCcccaaggagtagctcaatcggatAGGGACCATGTCTCATGAAGTTGagatcactaattcgaatctctccTCCCCacctcttgtgtgaacatgtcaaaaaaaaaaaaaattcattttctaaAGATAGACAGATCCTAAATCTTTGccaaatataaaaatgtatGAATTCTATGAGGAACTAATACTCAAAGAACTTAAGAACTTATTGGAAAGATAAATAGTAATCTGTATATGAAAGGAATcccaagaaaatcaagaagGAATAGCAACCATGGTTATGGCCTAGCAATTGCGATTACTTAAACTGAAATAAGCATATtcatgttataaaaaaaaataaaaaaaacaccaaaaaggcTCCCTACCTTTTAGTTTGTTGAATATCCATTTTGCCTTCTCTTCAACCGTATTTGAAAGAGACTGGAATCATGAAAgccaataagaaaaaagaaaaagaaacatatagTTAAAAAATTGAAGTACGAGTTATCTACAAGTCTATACCACATTATCAAACATATAGCATAAAAAAATGTCATCtgctttcattttcattatgaTCATGTTTAAAATTAGATGCTGAATCTGATGGTAGGTTTTATTCCTCCAATGAAGATGCTACCACCAAATGATTTCTGCAGTTTAAGCTCAcctattatttttgaatattctGGTTTATCTGCCTCATAAAAGGACTGTCCTgttaaacaaacacaaaacttTGCCAACATGCATAGAGATGACTATTGGCTATAAAAACTTTACGTACAACTCAATCATGATGCAGAAAATGGACCAAAATGATTATAGAAACTGGCTATAAAAACTTTATATACAAGCAAACCATGATGCAGAAAATATTTATGCATAATGATTTCATAATACCAAGATTAAATACTTGAAAACTTTGGTAGATATGTATTAAAAGAAGCACAAGGCATGTTAATATGATTGCTGCAAGGAAGCAACTCTAATGCACATGGTGATGATAAAATCATTTTGAACCTCTCACATGGCACCATATATGTTGATTTGGCTGCAAATTACAAGGAAGAGGGGAAAGAAGCCTCGAATGTTGTATTGATTTacttttccatatataaaaTGCCAAAAGAATTAATGCCTTCTTTACTGTCTATAGCAAGTTTTtcaattaataaaagaaaaaagaaaaaagaaaaaagaaaaaagaaaaaagaaaaaagaaaaaaactgaatTCTAGAGGCCAGAAGTTAGTCTCCTAGTTTATACGCTTCACAGTAGTTTTAACAATGTCATTCTAATATTattacaaga
This genomic interval from Corylus avellana chromosome ca3, CavTom2PMs-1.0 contains the following:
- the LOC132175751 gene encoding uncharacterized protein At5g01610-like isoform X2 is translated as MEKALTKVGSFWISKKAKEEISNITEDLSSLSNTVEEKAKWIFNKLKGKPLKELPDLLREYNLPPGLFPRNITCYEFDQSKSKLIVYLPSPCEVGFKDSSVVRYATRVKGTLSRGKLTGIEGMKTKVLMWVKVTSVAVESYKSDKVWFTAGVKKSRSKDAYEMPSNAIKVEEF
- the LOC132175751 gene encoding uncharacterized protein At5g01610-like isoform X1; this encodes MDIQQTKRLSKFGNNSRNRQHLHIFLMPYFIKDIYITSMCSQKFRKLNHLTGKPLKELPDLLREYNLPPGLFPRNITCYEFDQSKSKLIVYLPSPCEVGFKDSSVVRYATRVKGTLSRGKLTGIEGMKTKVLMWVKVTSVAVESYKSDKVWFTAGVKKSRSKDAYEMPSNAIKVEEF
- the LOC132175292 gene encoding eukaryotic translation initiation factor 5A-2-like — its product is MSDSEEHHFESKADAGASKTYPQQAGTIRKNGYIVIKNRPCKVVEVSTSKTGKHGHAKCHFVGIDIFTGKKLEDIVPSSHNCDVPHVNRTDYQLIDISEDGFVSLLTENGNTKDDLRLPTDDSLLTQIKDGFGDGKDLVVTVMSAMGEEQICALKDIGPK